From Nocardioides faecalis:
TCCTTCTCGATCGCCCGTCGTCTCGCCGGCCTGGTCACCGTGCCCCGGCTGCTGCCCGCGCTCGGCCCGGTCGGGATGCGCTCGGACCTGCTGATGACGCTGGCGCTGCGCTGGATGGGCAACCTGGTCACCGACTCCGACCGCGACCGGGCCGCCCGGGTGTGGCGCTGGGCCGGCAAGGCGTCGCTGGCCCGCGACGCGCGCCCGCCGTTCTCCTGACCGACCCCGACCCCGACCCGTGTCGCGTCCGGTGATCCGTAGGCTGGAGGGATGAGGAGGGGCGAGGCAGCACAGCGCGTCCAGCGCCTGGCCGCCTATGCGGTGATCGTGCGCGACGGCCAGATCCTGCTGTCCCGGCTCTCCGAGCGGGTGACCCGCAAGGAGCTGTGGTCGCTGCCCGGCGGCGGCGTCGAGCACGGCGAGGACCCCGCCGACGCGGTGGTCCGCGAGGTCTACGAGGAGACCGGGCTGGCGGTCCAGGTCGAACCCACCGCCCAGGTGTTCTCCACCCACGTCGCCGACTCCTGGCGTCGCGGCCGCCGGGTCGACGCGCACTCGGTGCGCATCGTCTACGAGGGCTGGGTGCCGGCCGACTCGCCCGAGCCGCGGGTCACCGAGGTCGACGGCTCGACCGCCGAGGCCGCGTGGAAGCCGATCGCCGGGGTGCTCGACGGCTCCGTGCCCACGGTCGCGCTCGTCGCGGACGCGTTGGCGTCGTACCGGGTCTGGCAGCGGCAGCGCACGGCCGCCTACGCCTACGTGGTGCGCGACGGAGCGATCCTGCTGACCCGCACCTCCGCACTGGCCCCCGACCCCGGCACCTGGCACCTGCCCGGCGGCGGCATCGACCACGGTGAGACGCCGGTGGACACCGTGCGCCGTGAGCTGTGGGAGGAGTGCGGGCTCGAGGGCGAGGCCGCCGGGCTGCTCACCGTGCTGGACCACCACTTCACCGGCACCGCGCCGAACGGGCGCGCCGAGGACTTCCACGCGATCGGCGTCATCTACCGCGCCCGGGTCGGCGACGGCGAGCCCAAGGTGATGGAGACCGACGGCACCACCGACGAGGTCGCCTGGGTGCCGCTCGCCGACGTCGCCGCCGGCCGGTTGAAGGTCTACCGCTCCGTGCTCGCCGCGATCGACGCTGCCGGAGACGCTTCCTGAGCACTACGGTGAACAGATGAGCGATGGAGCCAGCCCCCTGGAGAGCGTCTTCACCTACGCCGCGCCGGCGCTGAAGTTCGGTCGAGGCGCCGCCACCGAGGTCGGGTACGACGTCCGCGGCTGGGGCGCGCGCCGGGCCCTGGTCGTCACCGACCCCGACGTCGCGGCGGCCGGGCACGCCGAGACCGTCGCGGACTCGCTGCGGGCCCACGGCATCGAGGTGGTCGTCTACGACCGCGCCCGGGTCGAGCCCACCGACGCCTCCCTGATCGACGCCGTCGACTTCGCCCGCGCCGAGTCCGGCCGTGCCGGCATCGACGCGGTGGTGGCGGTCGGCGGCGGCTCCTCGATCGACACCGGCAAGGCGGTCGCCCTGCTGCTGACCAACCCCGGCGACCTCATGGACTACATCAACGCGCCCGTCGGCAAGGCCCGCGCCCCCGAGCGGCCGGTGCTGCCGCTGGCGGCGGTGCCGACCACCACGGGCACCGGCAGCGAGTCCACCACGATCTGCGTGCTCGACGTGTTGTCGCTGAAGGTGAAGACCGGCATCAGCCACCCCGCGCTGCGCCCGCGGCTCGCCGTCGTCGACCCCTCGCTGTCGGCCACCCAGCCCGCCGGGGTCATCGCTGCGGCCGGCATGGACATCGCCTGCCACGCGCTCGAGAGCTACACCGCCCGTTGGTTCGCCGACCAGCCCGCCAAGACCGCCGAGCAGCGGGTGCCCTACTGCGGGTCGAACCCGATCTCCGACGTCTGGTCCGAGCGCGCGCTGGGGCTGCTGGCCGGTGCGTTCCGCGCCGCCGTACGACGCGAGCCCGGCGACCCGGCCGCGCCCGCGGACCCCGCAGCAGCGGACGCGATGGCGCTGGCCGCCACCTTCGCCGGGCTGGGCTTCGGCAACGCCGGTGTGCACGTGCCGCACGCCAACGCCTACCCGATCGCCGGGCGGGTGCGTGACTTCCGCCCCGCCGACTACCCGGGCCAGGAGCCGATGGTGCCGCACGGCATGGCGGTGGGCCTGACCGCCCCGGAGGCGTTCCGGTTCACCTTCGACGCCGCCCCGCAGCGGCACCTGCGCGCGGCCCGGCTGCTCGCCGGGGCCACGGACGCCTCCGCGGCCGCCGACGGTCCGGACCTGCTGCCGACGGTGCTGGTGGACCTGATGCGCGACATCGGGCTGCCCAACGGGCTGGCCGCCGTCGGCTACGGCGCCGGGGACGTCGACGACCTGGTCGCCGGCGCGCTGCAGCAGCAGCGGCTGCTGGCCACCGCGCCCAAGGACGTCACCGCCGAGGACCTGGCCGGCGTCGTCGGCGCCTCGCTCGAGCTGTGGTGAGCGGCACCCGCCCACGTGTCCTGCTCGCGCTGGCGACGGCGGTGTTCGTGGTGGCCTGGCTGCTCGCCGCCGCGCTGCTGCCCGACCGGGTGCCGCTGCACTTCGGCGCGGACGGCGAGGTCGACCAGTGGGCGGGACGGTACAGCGCGCTGGCGACCTTCGCCCTCGTCGGGGTCGGCCTCGGCGGGCTCCTGGGCGGCATCGCCGCGGCCAGCGACCGGATCCCGCTCGGCTGGCTGAACACCCCGCACAAGGACTGGTGGACCGCGACCCCGGCGCGCACAGCGGAGCTGCGTCGTCGTACCCGGGT
This genomic window contains:
- a CDS encoding hydroxyacid-oxoacid transhydrogenase: MSDGASPLESVFTYAAPALKFGRGAATEVGYDVRGWGARRALVVTDPDVAAAGHAETVADSLRAHGIEVVVYDRARVEPTDASLIDAVDFARAESGRAGIDAVVAVGGGSSIDTGKAVALLLTNPGDLMDYINAPVGKARAPERPVLPLAAVPTTTGTGSESTTICVLDVLSLKVKTGISHPALRPRLAVVDPSLSATQPAGVIAAAGMDIACHALESYTARWFADQPAKTAEQRVPYCGSNPISDVWSERALGLLAGAFRAAVRREPGDPAAPADPAAADAMALAATFAGLGFGNAGVHVPHANAYPIAGRVRDFRPADYPGQEPMVPHGMAVGLTAPEAFRFTFDAAPQRHLRAARLLAGATDASAAADGPDLLPTVLVDLMRDIGLPNGLAAVGYGAGDVDDLVAGALQQQRLLATAPKDVTAEDLAGVVGASLELW
- a CDS encoding NUDIX domain-containing protein, with the protein product MRRGEAAQRVQRLAAYAVIVRDGQILLSRLSERVTRKELWSLPGGGVEHGEDPADAVVREVYEETGLAVQVEPTAQVFSTHVADSWRRGRRVDAHSVRIVYEGWVPADSPEPRVTEVDGSTAEAAWKPIAGVLDGSVPTVALVADALASYRVWQRQRTAAYAYVVRDGAILLTRTSALAPDPGTWHLPGGGIDHGETPVDTVRRELWEECGLEGEAAGLLTVLDHHFTGTAPNGRAEDFHAIGVIYRARVGDGEPKVMETDGTTDEVAWVPLADVAAGRLKVYRSVLAAIDAAGDAS
- a CDS encoding DUF1648 domain-containing protein is translated as MSGTRPRVLLALATAVFVVAWLLAAALLPDRVPLHFGADGEVDQWAGRYSALATFALVGVGLGGLLGGIAAASDRIPLGWLNTPHKDWWTATPARTAELRRRTRVEGEVLAAATLVFLAAMVLVTLRAARSADPHLDALFIAVLIGYLVFVLGWSVAVHRRRAPEPGSAPEGRGQSGDRVAGP